A window of Mycolicibacterium holsaticum DSM 44478 = JCM 12374 genomic DNA:
CTGTGGCGCCACGTGAACTCCTAGGTCTGGTCACCGCCACCGGCGTCCGCGCCGCCGTCGTCGCCCGAATCGGCGTCGTTGTCTGCCGGGGCTTGCGTATCGGCAGTGTCGGCGGGGGCTTGAGCCTGGTTGTCGCCCGTTGACGTGTCATCGGCGCCCGCCGTCGTCTCGCCGGTGGGATCGGTAGCCTCGACGCCCGAACCGCGGACCTCACCTTGGGCGGCCACCGTGCCGTTGGTCGACTTGGTCGGCTCGACCTCGGGGGCCTCGTCGACTTCTTCTGTCTCGTCGACCTCTGCGGTCTCCTCGAATTGCTCTGTCTCGTCGACCTCCTCGGTGGGTGCGGTCCCGTCGATCTGTTCGGATGTCTCGGTGCCTTCGGTGTTCTCGGTGCCCTGCGGGGCCGCCTCCCCGGTCTTCCCGGTGTCCTCACCCTGCCCGGCTTCGTCGGTGTCTCCGGCACCTTCAGAAAGCACCGTCGTGGCCTCGTCCTGGCCGGCCGACAGCGACTTGGCCATCGTGGGTCCTTCGACGGCCGATTGCAGCGGCGGAATCGGCGGAAGCGGCGGGATGAGCCAGCCGAAGAAGAAGTTGAACTCCTGGATGGCGAAGTTCTGCAGCGAGTTCCACGTCACCGACCCGAGCGTCCGCAACCCGGTGATATAGCTGTCGAGGTTGAGCGGGTCATCGACCACCGGCGCGACCAGATCGACCACGAAGCTGTTGGCGATGGGACGGATCAGGGTGAAATAGAACATGTCGATCTGCGCGCTGAGGTCGAAGCCGATCGGAATGAAGTATCCGAACGGAATGAAGTCGACCACGTACGCGGCGAGTTCGACCCAGTAGTCGATCCAGGGCAGCGCCCGGTTCCAGGCGTTGATCACGGCGTCGCCTGCGGAGTTCAGCGCTACCGGGTCTCCGGGCTCGGCCGCCGGTCGCACCGACGCGAGTAATTGGACGAATTCGTCGGAGACCACACGGACCGGCGCGACGTTGCTGTGCGCCGTGATTTGCGGTGGCGGTGCCTGCACGGGAGCTATCGCGATGGCGGTGGCCCCGACCACGGAAACCCCCGACATCAGCAGTGATCGGACGGATACAGCCATTGCAGCTCCTCTGGTGCTTTGACGCGATGGTCGGCCGAACTTACGTAGCTGTCAATGTACGGGGCGCAGCGCGCAGACGGTGTGCACGCCACGGCGTAGCGAGCGGACTACTGTGACCGGTATGTCAGGCGTAGTCGTTTCAGTATGTGAGACACGCGGATGATTCCCGCCATCGCCGGAGTTACACGCAAGTGGCTTTGAACCCTCAGCGCGGGGCCGACGACCTGCCCGACCCGGTGGCCCCACCCAAGCCAGACGCCCCAAGTTCTGCCGCCCTGCGACGGGTGTTGCGGCGCGCCCGCGACGGGGTGGCGCTGAACGTCGACGAGGCCGCGATCGCGATGACCGCCCGCGGGGACGATCTGGCCGACCTGTGCGCCAGCGCCGCGCGTGTGCGTGACGCCGGGCTCGAAGCCGCCGGTCGGCGCGGGCCGGACGGACGCCTGCCGGTGACCTATTCCCGCAAAGTGTTCATCCCGGTCACGCACCTGTGCCGGGACACCTGTCACTACTGCACGTTCGTCACCGTTCCGGGCAAGCTGCGCGCCGCAGGCATGGGCATGTACATGGAACCCGACGAAATCCTCGACGTGGCACGGCGCGGAGCCGAATTGGGCTGTAAGGAAGCGTTGTTCACCCTCGGTGACCGACCGGAGACGCGCTGGGACGAAGCTCGGCAGTGGCTCGACGAACGGGGTTACGACTCGACGCTGGACTATGTGCGGGCGATGGCGATCCGGGTCCTGGAGGAGACCGGCCTGCTGCCGCACCTGAACCCCGGCGTGATGAGCTGGTCGGAGTTGTCGCGGCTCAAGCCGGTGGCCCCGTCCATGGGCATGATGCTGGAGACTACGTCGCGGCGACTGTTCGAAACCAAGGGCCTGGCCCACTACGGCAGCCCGGACAAGGATCCGGAGGTTCGGCTGCGCACGCTGGCCGACGCCGGCCGGCTGTCCATCCCGTTCACCACCGGTCTGCTCGTCGGCATCGGCGAGAACCTGACCGAGCGCGCCGAAACCATCCACGCGATCCGGCGCTCCCACAAAGAGTTCGGGCACGTGCAGGAAGTCATCGTGCAGAACTTCCGCGCCAAGGACCACACCGCGATGGCGTCGACGCCGGACGCGACCTTCGACGATTTCATCGCCACCGTGGCGGTCACCCGCCTGGTGATGGGGCCCAAGATGCGCATTCAGGCGCCGCCGAACCTGGTGTCGCGCCCGCAGTGTCTGGCACTGGTCGGCGCCGGTGTCGACGACTGGGGCGGCGTGTCGCCGCTGACACCCGATCACGTCAACCCGGAGCGGCCGTGGCCGGCGTTGGACGAGTTGTCCACCGTCACCGCCGAGGCCGGCTACGACCTGGTGCAGCGACTGACCGCGCAACCGCAGTACGTGCAGGCGGGCGCGGCGTGGATCGACCCGCGGGTGCGCGGCCACGTCGACGCGCTCGCCGATCCCGACACCGGGTTGGCGCTGGATGTCAACCCGGTCGGGCGGCCGTGGCAGGAGCCCGATGAAGCATGGGAGTCGTTGGGCCGCACCGACCTCCACTCAGCGATCGATTCCACGGGCCGGTTGACCGAGACCCGCAGCGACCTGGGCAGCGCCTTCGGGGACTGGGAGTCGATCCGGGAGAAGGTGAACGAACTCGCCGCGCGTGCGCCGGAACGCATCGACACCGACGTGCTGGCCGCGCTGCGCTCAGCCGAGCAGGATCCGGCAGGCCTGTCCGACGACGAATACCTGGCACTCGCGATGGCCGACGGTCCGGCGCTGGACGCCGTTGCCGCCCTGGCGGATTCGCTGCGGCGAGATACCGTCGGCGACGACGTCACGTTCGTCGTCAACCGCAACATCAACTTCACCAACATCTGCTACACCGGGTGCCGGTTCTGCGCGTTCGCCCAGCGCAAGGGCGACGCCGACGCGTACTCGCTGTCCGTCGACGAGGTCGCCGACCGGGCGTGGGAGGCGCACGTGGCCGGTGCCACCGAGGTCTGCATGCAGGGCGGCATCGACCCCGAACTGCCGGTGACGGGCTACGCCGACCTCGTACGGGCCGTCAAAGCCCGGGTGCCGTCGATGCACGTGCACGCCTTTTCGCCGATGGAGATCGCCAACGGTGTGACCAGAAGCGGGCTTTCGATACGCGAGTGGCTGATCTCGTTGCGGGAAGCCGGTCTGGGAAGTATCCCGGGGACCGCCGCGGAGATCCTCGACGACGAGGTGCGCTGGGTTCTGACCAAAGGCAAGCTGCCGACGTCGATGTGGATCGAGATCGTCTCCACCGCACACGAAGTCGGACTGCAGTCGAGTTCGACGATGATGTACGGCCACGTCGACACCCCGCGGCACTGGGTCGGCCATCTGCGGGTGCTGCGTGAGATCCAGGACCGCACCGGCGGATTCACCGAGTTCGTACCGCTGCCGTTCGTGCACCAGAGTTCGCCGTTGTACCTGGCTGGTGGTGCACGGCCGGGGCCGACGCACCGCGACAACCGCGCGGTTCATGCGCTCGCCCGAATCATGCTGCACGGCCGGATATCCAACATCCAGACCAGCTGGGTCAAGCTCGGCACCGAGCGGACCCAGGTGATGCTGCGCGGCGGGGCCAACGACCTCGGCGGCACGCTGATGGAGGAAACCATCTCGAGGATGGCCGGCTCGGAGTTCGGCTCGGCCAAGACCGTCGCGGAACTGACGGCGATCGCCGAGGGTATCGGCCGCCCGGCGCGGCAGCGCTCGACGACCTACGACCCGCTGGCGGCCTAGTCCGCACCTCTCGCGAGCACACGCCACGGCGCCACCTCGCGCCGTCGGCTCGTCGGGAATACTAGCGGACCGTAGTCCGTTTACCTGGTCGGGGCGGGCGACAGTGCCCGTTACCGCCAATACGGACGAAGGAGAACCTGAGCATGACGACTGCAGTGAACACCGGCCTGAGCACCGGCACCTGGGCCATCGACCCCGTGCACTCGACCGT
This region includes:
- a CDS encoding bifunctional FO biosynthesis protein CofGH, encoding MALNPQRGADDLPDPVAPPKPDAPSSAALRRVLRRARDGVALNVDEAAIAMTARGDDLADLCASAARVRDAGLEAAGRRGPDGRLPVTYSRKVFIPVTHLCRDTCHYCTFVTVPGKLRAAGMGMYMEPDEILDVARRGAELGCKEALFTLGDRPETRWDEARQWLDERGYDSTLDYVRAMAIRVLEETGLLPHLNPGVMSWSELSRLKPVAPSMGMMLETTSRRLFETKGLAHYGSPDKDPEVRLRTLADAGRLSIPFTTGLLVGIGENLTERAETIHAIRRSHKEFGHVQEVIVQNFRAKDHTAMASTPDATFDDFIATVAVTRLVMGPKMRIQAPPNLVSRPQCLALVGAGVDDWGGVSPLTPDHVNPERPWPALDELSTVTAEAGYDLVQRLTAQPQYVQAGAAWIDPRVRGHVDALADPDTGLALDVNPVGRPWQEPDEAWESLGRTDLHSAIDSTGRLTETRSDLGSAFGDWESIREKVNELAARAPERIDTDVLAALRSAEQDPAGLSDDEYLALAMADGPALDAVAALADSLRRDTVGDDVTFVVNRNINFTNICYTGCRFCAFAQRKGDADAYSLSVDEVADRAWEAHVAGATEVCMQGGIDPELPVTGYADLVRAVKARVPSMHVHAFSPMEIANGVTRSGLSIREWLISLREAGLGSIPGTAAEILDDEVRWVLTKGKLPTSMWIEIVSTAHEVGLQSSSTMMYGHVDTPRHWVGHLRVLREIQDRTGGFTEFVPLPFVHQSSPLYLAGGARPGPTHRDNRAVHALARIMLHGRISNIQTSWVKLGTERTQVMLRGGANDLGGTLMEETISRMAGSEFGSAKTVAELTAIAEGIGRPARQRSTTYDPLAA